One genomic segment of Helianthus annuus cultivar XRQ/B chromosome 14, HanXRQr2.0-SUNRISE, whole genome shotgun sequence includes these proteins:
- the LOC110905118 gene encoding transcription factor MYB17, which produces MRKRGRKAEKMGRAPCCNKGEVKKGAWTPEEDKILVDYITKNGHGTWRSFPKLAGLRRCGKSCRLRWTNYLRPDIKRGAFSFEEEQTIFNLHSLHGNKWAAIASRLPGRTDNEIKNFWNSHLRKRIPKSADAKHAFVVPPTRHMAELETTAVENQNEVRLSMDPMLLSPAGLSDGNNILHEWSSCDGDAFQKHMNFDKVACEVPTLGAMKFESESVVTVPHLAVTSTSESCDQGVIKGHIRVKEEAEEIVNACESQNSFEGDNSSDITLDLLLDFPSDGEYLQYE; this is translated from the exons ATGAGAAAGAGGGGAAGAAAAGCGGAGAAAATGGGACGAGCACCATGTTGTAACAAAGGTGAAGTGAAGAAAGGTGCTTGGACtcctgaagaagataagatactTGTTGATTACATCACGAAAAACGGTCATGGCACCTGGCGTTCTTTTCCTAAACTCGCAG GACTACGAAGATGCGGAAAGAGTTGCAGGCTTCGTTGGACGAACTATCTTCGTCCGGATATTAAACGTGGAGCTTTCAGTTTTGAAGAAGAACAAACAATCTTCAATCTGCACAGCTTGCACGGCAACAA GTGGGCAGCCATTGCTTCGCGGTTACCAGGAAGGACCGACAACGAGATAAAGAATTTCTGGAACTCTCATCTAAGAAAGCGGATCCCCAAGTCAGCAGATGCGAAACACGCCTTCGTCGTCCCACCTACTCGCCACATGGCAGAGTTGGAGACCACCGCAGTGGAGAATCAGAACGAGGTCAGGTTGTCGATGGATCCCATGCTTCTTAGTCCAGCTGGATTAAGTGACGGCAATAACATCTTACATGAATGGAGTTCTTGCGATGGAGATGCGTTTCAGAAACATATGAATTTTGACAAGGTGGCGTGTGAAGTCCCAACTCTTGGAGCGATGAAGTTCGAATCCGAATCTGTTGTTACGGTGCCGCATTTGGCGGTTACATCCACTAGTGAATCGTGTGATCAGGGTGTCATCAAGGGGCATATTCGAGTGAAGGAGGAAGCAGAGGAGATTGTAAATGCTTGTGAGTCGCAGAACTCGTTTGAAGGAGATAATTCGTCGGATATAACGTTGGATCTGCTGCTCGATTTTCCTAGCGATGGCGAGTATTTGCAGTACGAATAA
- the LOC110905119 gene encoding remorin: protein MAAEDTKKVEAEPECQQETPVKEDEKAIVPVEPIVHDEKPVDDTKALVIVEKAAEVCEEKPVDGSVNRDDVLAKVATEKKDALIKAWEESEKSKAENKAQQKLSSIGAWENSKKADLEAELKKIEEDLEKKKAKYIEKMKNKIALIHKKAEEKRALTEAKRGEDLLKAEEIAAKCRATGETPKKLLGWF from the exons ATGGCCGCCGAAGATACCAAGAAGGTGGAAGCAGAACCCGAGTGCCAGCAGGAGACTCCCGTCAAGGAGGACGAGAAAGCCATCGTCCCTGTCGAGCCTATCGTTCATGACGAAAAGCCCGTTGACGATACTAAAGCTCTCGTCATCGTTGAAA AAGCAGCAGAAGTTTGTGAGGAGAAGCCTGTAGATGGTTCTGTTAACAGAG atgATGTTCTTGCTAAAGTAGCAACCGAGAAGAAAGACGCACTTATTAAAGCATGGGAAGAAAGCGAGAAATCTAAAGCTGAGAACAA AGCTCAACAGAAGCTATCTTCCATTGGAGCATGGGAAAACAGCAAGAAAGCCGATCTAGAAGCCGAGTTGAAAAAGATTGAG GAGGATCTGGAGAAAAAGAAGGCGAAATATAttgaaaagatgaagaacaaGATTGCTCTAATCCACAAAAAAGCAGAAGAAAAGAGGGCACTCACGGAAGCCAAACGCGGAGAAGATCTTCTCAAAGCAGAAGAAATCGCAGCTAAGTGTCGGGCTACTGGCGAAACGCCAAAGAAACTCCTCGGATGGTTTTAG